In Erwinia sp. SLM-02, one genomic interval encodes:
- a CDS encoding AraC family transcriptional regulator yields MDPLDDVFAAMRVSGALHSRLQPRAPWGVSFVESASIRFGFMLEGEGWLTVNGQPPRRLHRGEGFIARPGVLLSLSDDPKTPTRTCEAVFADCAGKSAVFGGEGDQAELLCGWLTFDASGAQPLLSLLPDCVTIPADAGRSPLLAATLQLLALETDRPHLGSRIVISRLADVLFVQAIRTHYQQIQPQQGWMAALADSRLRPVMEKIHQRLDFPWRLNEMAKEAGMSRSAFSAYFKQVTGETPGEYLGRWRIWRARCLLRHPELALETIAQRVGYDSAITFGRAFKRHEGQTPGEYRRSQAT; encoded by the coding sequence ATGGATCCGCTTGATGATGTTTTTGCCGCGATGCGCGTCAGCGGCGCGCTGCACTCGCGCCTGCAGCCGCGCGCGCCGTGGGGCGTCAGTTTTGTTGAAAGTGCGTCGATTCGCTTTGGCTTTATGCTGGAGGGCGAGGGCTGGCTGACGGTCAACGGCCAGCCTCCGCGGCGGCTGCACCGCGGAGAGGGGTTTATTGCCAGACCGGGCGTGCTGCTGTCGCTGAGCGACGATCCGAAAACGCCGACCCGCACCTGCGAGGCGGTTTTTGCCGACTGCGCCGGTAAAAGCGCCGTATTTGGCGGTGAGGGAGACCAGGCCGAGCTGCTGTGCGGCTGGCTGACCTTTGACGCCAGCGGCGCTCAGCCGCTGCTGTCGCTGCTCCCTGACTGCGTGACGATCCCGGCGGATGCGGGACGATCGCCGCTGCTGGCGGCCACGCTACAGCTGCTGGCGCTGGAAACCGACCGGCCGCATCTGGGATCGCGAATTGTCATCAGCCGGCTGGCGGACGTGCTGTTTGTGCAGGCCATCCGCACGCATTATCAGCAAATCCAGCCGCAGCAGGGCTGGATGGCCGCGCTGGCCGACAGCCGCCTGCGCCCGGTGATGGAGAAGATCCATCAGCGGTTAGACTTTCCGTGGCGGCTGAATGAGATGGCGAAGGAGGCGGGGATGTCGCGTTCGGCGTTCAGCGCCTATTTTAAGCAGGTGACCGGGGAAACGCCGGGAGAGTATCTCGGCCGCTGGCGCATCTGGCGCGCGCGCTGCCTGCTGCGGCATCCCGAGCTGGCGCTGGAAACCATCGCGCAGCGGGTGGGCTACGATTCCGCGATCACCTTTGGGCGGGCATTCAAACGGCACGAAGGGCAGACGCCCGGTGAGTATCGACGCTCGCAGGCAACGTAG
- a CDS encoding cytosine permease: protein MIKIEDYPLSRVPENKRVSFLSVAVVHMGMLTALDQFMLGSVLGDSMDLASAFLAILAGSVIFGIVTYGLGYAGMREGISGSLLARWCGFGRVGSVLIGLVVAVSLLGWFGIQNAIFAKSLNFALGDSLGFPLAASLSGLLLTVLVTFGFKALRVTARIAVPLFICLVAFISFHTLSGHTLQQIIDLPPTGSPLTISAAITMVVGGAIVASLMTPDLTRYSKSSKHVAGITLLTIIAGEFIVNGLAILIARTLQTADVVTIMSQAAGGVGLLVVILSTLRVNDLNLYSSSLGVINAVEGICGKKLKYRSTTLVIGLLGTLLSVLGILDRFVDFLTVLGVVFPPILGIMLVDYLLLRTHRGLLDRSRQRGELPTDSETPVIGWVAIVATLVGSAVGLLTEWGVPTINSLLISCVIYYVVKLAQRRNRPAAASA, encoded by the coding sequence GTGATAAAAATAGAAGACTACCCGCTGAGCCGCGTTCCTGAGAACAAGCGCGTCTCCTTCCTGAGCGTTGCCGTAGTGCACATGGGCATGCTGACCGCGCTGGATCAGTTTATGCTCGGCTCGGTGCTGGGTGACTCGATGGACCTGGCCAGTGCATTTCTGGCCATTTTAGCCGGCAGCGTTATTTTCGGCATCGTCACCTACGGTCTGGGCTATGCCGGGATGCGGGAAGGGATCTCCGGCAGCCTGCTGGCGCGCTGGTGCGGCTTTGGCCGTGTCGGTTCCGTGCTGATTGGCCTGGTGGTGGCCGTCAGCCTGCTGGGCTGGTTTGGCATTCAGAACGCCATCTTCGCGAAATCGCTCAACTTCGCGCTGGGCGACAGTCTCGGCTTCCCGCTGGCGGCCAGCCTGTCCGGTCTGCTGCTGACCGTGCTGGTGACCTTCGGCTTTAAAGCGCTGCGCGTGACCGCCCGCATCGCCGTACCGCTGTTTATCTGCCTGGTGGCGTTTATCTCCTTCCACACCCTTTCCGGCCATACCCTGCAGCAAATCATCGATCTGCCGCCAACCGGTTCGCCGCTGACCATCAGCGCGGCGATTACCATGGTGGTCGGCGGTGCAATCGTGGCCAGCCTGATGACCCCGGACCTGACCCGCTATTCAAAGTCGTCTAAACACGTCGCGGGTATTACGCTGCTGACCATTATTGCCGGTGAGTTTATCGTTAACGGCCTGGCGATTCTGATTGCCCGAACGCTGCAAACGGCGGATGTGGTAACAATTATGTCGCAGGCGGCGGGCGGTGTCGGACTGCTGGTGGTGATCCTCTCTACCCTGCGCGTTAACGACCTCAACCTCTACTCCTCTTCGCTGGGGGTGATTAACGCGGTGGAAGGGATCTGCGGCAAAAAGCTGAAATATCGCAGTACCACGCTGGTGATCGGCCTGCTGGGAACCCTGCTGTCGGTGCTGGGGATTCTGGATCGCTTTGTGGATTTCCTCACCGTGCTGGGCGTGGTCTTCCCGCCGATCCTCGGCATTATGCTGGTGGATTACCTGCTGCTGCGCACGCACCGTGGCCTGCTGGACCGCAGCCGCCAGCGGGGTGAACTGCCGACGGACAGCGAAACGCCGGTGATTGGCTGGGTGGCGATCGTCGCCACGCTGGTGGGTAGCGCAGTGGGGTTACTGACCGAATGGGGCGTGCCGACCATCAATTCGCTGCTGATTTCCTGCGTAATTTATTACGTGGTTAAACTGGCGCAGCGGCGCAACCGTCCGGCAGCGGCATCGGCCTGA
- the wzz(fepE) gene encoding LPS O-antigen length regulator Wzz(fepE): MASTTPDNAANHSPLPSALPLFPEPNDPLDLLDIFAIILRRKLTVLAFIFVAALIAVAVSFIMPQRWTSTAMLVPAEPAQLKNINNILTELSVLGIKTDITPDSLLSEFMRNFDSRSLREKYLVNTNYFKKLASEKTDDADSRHRLINDILHGNIDSHSSVQDKEADKKEYRYYDLKYTAETAVDARDLLEGYINYITGEVNDELYQRLEYQIDEARMKEKALYDLEMMQEEIKHSSKIDRLQYALDIARSAGIKRPSWSNGTTIQDDPDFSVTLGADGLARKLDIEKSLPAGALNDKLQSRRLYLEKLDALNISPPEDVPFKYMRAPFEPLIRDAPKRTLIVLLFSLAGLVAGCGYVLVNSVVARRMMK; this comes from the coding sequence CTCTTTCCCGAACCGAATGACCCACTGGATTTACTGGATATTTTCGCCATCATCCTCCGGCGGAAACTGACCGTTCTGGCCTTTATTTTCGTCGCGGCGCTGATCGCGGTGGCGGTCAGTTTTATTATGCCGCAGCGCTGGACCAGCACGGCGATGCTGGTGCCGGCCGAACCGGCGCAGCTGAAAAATATCAATAATATTCTTACCGAGCTGTCGGTACTGGGGATTAAAACGGATATTACGCCAGATTCACTGCTGTCTGAATTTATGCGTAATTTCGACTCGCGCAGCCTGCGTGAGAAATATCTGGTTAATACCAACTATTTTAAAAAGCTGGCGTCAGAAAAGACGGATGATGCGGATTCACGCCACCGACTGATTAACGACATCCTGCACGGGAATATCGACTCGCATAGCTCGGTGCAGGATAAAGAGGCGGATAAAAAAGAGTATCGCTACTACGATCTGAAATATACCGCCGAAACCGCCGTTGATGCCCGTGATTTACTGGAAGGCTACATTAACTATATTACCGGCGAGGTGAACGACGAGCTGTATCAGCGGCTGGAGTATCAGATTGACGAAGCCAGAATGAAAGAAAAAGCGCTGTACGATCTGGAGATGATGCAGGAGGAGATTAAACACAGCAGTAAGATCGACCGCCTGCAGTACGCGCTGGATATTGCCAGATCGGCTGGGATTAAAAGACCGTCGTGGAGTAACGGCACCACGATTCAGGACGACCCGGATTTTTCGGTGACGCTGGGTGCTGACGGCCTGGCGCGCAAGCTGGACATTGAGAAATCGCTGCCCGCCGGGGCGCTGAACGACAAACTGCAGAGCCGTCGCCTGTACCTTGAGAAGCTGGATGCGCTGAACATCTCCCCCCCGGAGGATGTGCCGTTTAAATACATGCGTGCGCCGTTCGAGCCGCTAATCCGCGATGCGCCAAAACGCACGCTGATTGTGCTGCTGTTTTCCCTGGCCGGATTGGTTGCAGGCTGTGGTTACGTGTTGGTAAACAGCGTGGTTGCACGCCGCATGATGAAGTGA
- a CDS encoding helix-turn-helix transcriptional regulator codes for MNVSDAKQHSNLSALIAMMEHLAEPWGIKDSESRHLYMNDMAYRYTSTPKEFAVEGKLDSEFPAAWAECEDELIEHDRRTEASHGRVAVIETHYWFGQDSLTPYVSEKIPLYGDGGVFIGVAWNARLLDTLSPLKYITQQKPGVLTTEVSTDLFTRSELDTLFLLLQRLSTKEIARIYNLSHRTVENRIYSIYQKAGVHTLNQFEEYCRHAGLDNFIPDRLIEKGIQFI; via the coding sequence ATGAACGTATCAGATGCGAAACAGCACTCCAATTTGAGCGCACTGATTGCCATGATGGAACACCTGGCTGAACCCTGGGGCATCAAAGATTCAGAATCACGCCATCTCTATATGAATGATATGGCGTATCGCTACACCAGCACGCCAAAGGAGTTCGCCGTTGAGGGAAAGCTCGACAGCGAATTTCCCGCCGCCTGGGCCGAATGCGAAGACGAACTGATTGAGCACGACAGGCGCACTGAAGCCAGTCACGGGCGGGTGGCGGTGATTGAAACCCACTACTGGTTCGGGCAGGACAGCCTGACGCCTTACGTCAGCGAAAAGATCCCGCTGTACGGCGACGGCGGCGTGTTTATCGGCGTGGCGTGGAATGCCAGGCTGCTTGATACCCTGTCGCCGCTGAAATACATCACTCAGCAAAAACCCGGGGTGCTGACCACCGAAGTGAGTACCGATCTGTTTACCCGCTCCGAGCTGGATACGCTGTTTCTGCTGCTGCAGCGCTTATCCACCAAGGAGATCGCCCGCATCTATAACCTCAGCCATCGCACGGTAGAAAACCGGATTTACAGCATCTACCAGAAGGCCGGGGTGCACACGCTGAATCAGTTTGAAGAGTATTGCCGTCACGCAGGATTAGACAATTTTATACCGGACCGCCTGATCGAAAAGGGCATCCAGTTTATTTAA
- a CDS encoding GNAT family N-acetyltransferase, producing MKMTMTDKPAAADEELVIDSLWAHNARTTPVDIHPLFLTLRNEQDQIVAGLVARTWWGGLEVQYLWVSDDCRGQGVGRELMQSAEQEAKKRGCHMAYVDTFDFQARGFYEKLGYAVYGELGDYAHQHTRHYLAKKIG from the coding sequence ATGAAAATGACTATGACTGACAAACCGGCTGCCGCGGATGAAGAGCTCGTTATCGACAGCCTGTGGGCCCACAACGCCAGAACGACTCCCGTTGATATTCACCCTCTGTTTCTGACTTTACGCAATGAGCAGGACCAGATAGTGGCCGGTCTTGTGGCCCGCACCTGGTGGGGAGGGCTGGAGGTGCAGTACCTGTGGGTCAGCGATGACTGCCGGGGCCAGGGCGTCGGCCGCGAGCTGATGCAAAGCGCAGAGCAGGAAGCAAAAAAACGCGGTTGCCATATGGCCTATGTCGACACGTTTGATTTCCAGGCGCGGGGCTTTTACGAAAAGTTAGGCTACGCCGTCTACGGTGAACTGGGTGATTATGCCCATCAACATACCCGACACTATCTGGCGAAGAAGATCGGATAA
- a CDS encoding zinc-dependent alcohol dehydrogenase family protein, producing MYSYRLNDFGSIDHLQRVEEPRPRPGRQQVLIRVAAVSLNYRDLAILHGKSTLAPQAGLIPLSDGVGYIVECGEDATRFACGDRVAGIFFPQWLGGSLTPGNSGGAWGSRADGWLTEYKVIDEASLVSVPDYLSDEQAATLPCAAVTAWNSLTQSRPLQPGETVLTQGTGGVALFAVQFARLMGLKIIALTSSEEKAALLRELGATHTVNYRLHPDWYQQARALTDGVGVQRVVEIGGPGTLQNSLKSTASGGEIALLGFVAAGDESVDFMTLFTSGATVRPFSVGSREDFERMNLALAQSRLKPVIDRVFSFSETREAWRYFDRQQHCGKVVIKMDAVRQ from the coding sequence ATGTACAGCTATCGCCTGAATGATTTTGGCAGCATCGACCATCTCCAGCGCGTTGAAGAGCCGCGCCCGCGGCCCGGACGCCAGCAGGTACTGATCCGCGTGGCCGCCGTCAGTCTGAACTATCGCGATCTGGCGATCCTGCATGGCAAAAGCACGCTTGCCCCGCAGGCCGGGCTGATCCCGTTGTCGGACGGCGTCGGCTACATCGTGGAGTGCGGAGAAGACGCCACGCGCTTTGCCTGCGGCGATCGCGTAGCGGGGATCTTTTTCCCGCAGTGGCTGGGCGGCAGCCTGACGCCGGGTAACAGCGGCGGCGCGTGGGGCAGCCGCGCGGACGGCTGGCTCACCGAGTACAAAGTGATTGATGAAGCGTCGCTGGTTTCCGTTCCGGATTATCTCAGCGATGAACAGGCCGCCACCCTGCCCTGTGCGGCGGTAACGGCCTGGAACAGCCTGACTCAGTCGCGTCCGCTGCAGCCCGGTGAAACGGTGCTCACCCAGGGCACCGGCGGCGTGGCGCTGTTTGCCGTGCAGTTTGCCCGGCTGATGGGGCTGAAGATTATCGCCCTGACCTCCAGCGAGGAAAAAGCGGCGCTGCTGCGTGAGCTGGGGGCAACGCACACCGTGAACTACCGCCTGCATCCCGACTGGTATCAGCAGGCCAGGGCGCTGACCGACGGCGTGGGCGTACAGCGGGTGGTGGAGATTGGCGGGCCGGGAACGCTGCAAAACTCGCTGAAGTCGACCGCCTCCGGCGGCGAGATTGCCCTGCTGGGGTTCGTTGCCGCCGGGGACGAGTCCGTTGATTTCATGACCCTGTTTACCAGCGGTGCCACCGTCCGGCCTTTCAGCGTGGGCAGCCGGGAAGATTTCGAGCGGATGAATCTGGCGCTGGCGCAGAGCCGGTTAAAGCCGGTTATTGACCGGGTCTTTTCCTTTTCGGAAACGCGGGAAGCGTGGCGTTATTTCGATCGGCAACAGCACTGCGGGAAGGTGGTGATAAAGATGGATGCCGTAAGGCAGTAG